A genomic stretch from Pseudomonas sp. MUP55 includes:
- a CDS encoding ATP-binding cassette domain-containing protein, protein MIRLQSLTLQRGPQRLLEDAELTLHAGHKAGLIGANGAGKSTLFALLLGELTPDSGDCLLPADWRIAHMRQEIDTLDRIAIDYVLDGDLRLRQVQHDLAAAEQAQDGAAQARLHSELDSADGYTADARARKMLAGLGFTNEQMDRPVADFSGGWRMRLNLAQALMCPSDLLLLDEPTNHLDLDAILWLEDFLKNYQGTLLLISHDRDFLDAVVDNIAHVEQKKITLYRGGYTAFERARAERLAQQQQAFEKQQAQRAHMESYIARFKAQATKARQAQSRIKALERMEELSAAHVDSPFDFVFRESVKISSPLLDLSDARLGYGDKTILEKVRLQLTPGARIGLLGPNGAGKSTLIKNLSGELEPLAGRLTRGENTVVGYFAQHQLDSLDSKASPLLHLQRLAPTEREQTLRDFLGGFDFRGARIDEPVLNFSGGEKARLALALIAWDRPNLLLLDEPTNHLDLEMRLALTMALQEFSGAVLVVSHDRHLLKSTTDNFLLVADGKVEEFDGDLDDYARWLTDYRLRNAPVSNTPVNPDKTDKKAQRQAAAALRQQLAPHKREADKLEAELGKVHERLAKIETSLGDSAVYEAARKDELRDLLAEQAKLKVREGQLEEAWMEALELLETLQAELEALS, encoded by the coding sequence ATGATCCGACTTCAAAGCCTAACATTACAGCGTGGCCCGCAACGTCTTCTTGAAGATGCCGAGCTGACCCTGCACGCCGGTCACAAAGCCGGCCTGATCGGTGCCAATGGCGCCGGCAAATCCACGTTGTTCGCCCTGTTGCTGGGTGAGCTGACCCCGGATTCGGGCGACTGCCTGCTGCCGGCCGACTGGCGCATCGCCCATATGCGCCAGGAGATCGACACCCTGGACCGCATTGCGATCGACTACGTGCTCGATGGCGACCTGCGCCTGCGCCAGGTACAGCACGACCTCGCCGCCGCTGAACAAGCCCAGGACGGCGCCGCCCAAGCCCGCCTGCATTCTGAGCTGGACAGCGCCGACGGCTACACCGCTGACGCCCGCGCTCGCAAGATGCTCGCCGGCCTGGGCTTTACCAACGAACAGATGGACCGCCCGGTCGCCGACTTCTCCGGTGGCTGGCGCATGCGCCTGAACCTGGCGCAGGCGCTGATGTGCCCTTCCGACTTGTTGCTGCTCGACGAACCGACCAACCACCTGGATCTCGATGCGATTCTGTGGCTGGAAGACTTCCTCAAGAATTATCAGGGCACCCTGTTGCTGATTTCCCACGACCGGGATTTCCTCGACGCCGTGGTCGACAACATCGCCCATGTCGAGCAGAAGAAAATCACGCTCTATCGTGGCGGTTACACCGCCTTCGAGCGCGCCCGTGCCGAACGCCTGGCCCAGCAGCAACAGGCATTTGAGAAGCAGCAGGCGCAGCGCGCGCACATGGAAAGCTACATCGCCCGGTTCAAGGCCCAGGCCACCAAGGCTCGTCAGGCCCAGAGCCGGATCAAGGCGCTGGAGCGCATGGAAGAGCTGTCAGCGGCCCATGTCGATTCGCCGTTCGACTTCGTGTTCCGTGAGTCGGTGAAGATCTCCAGCCCCTTGCTCGATCTGTCGGACGCCCGCCTGGGTTACGGCGACAAGACCATCCTGGAGAAGGTGAGGCTGCAGCTCACACCCGGCGCGCGGATCGGTTTGCTGGGTCCTAACGGCGCGGGCAAGTCGACGCTGATCAAGAACCTCTCCGGTGAACTGGAACCCTTGGCCGGTCGCCTGACCCGCGGCGAGAACACCGTGGTGGGCTACTTCGCCCAGCATCAGCTGGACTCGCTGGACTCCAAGGCCAGCCCGCTGCTGCACCTGCAACGCCTGGCACCCACCGAGCGCGAACAGACCCTGCGTGATTTTCTCGGTGGTTTCGACTTCCGTGGCGCACGTATCGATGAGCCGGTGCTGAATTTTTCCGGTGGTGAAAAGGCACGCCTGGCCCTGGCCCTGATCGCCTGGGACCGCCCGAACCTGCTGCTGCTCGACGAACCGACCAACCACCTGGACCTGGAAATGCGCCTGGCGCTGACCATGGCCCTGCAGGAATTCAGTGGCGCGGTACTGGTGGTGTCTCACGATCGCCACCTGCTCAAAAGCACCACCGATAACTTCCTGCTGGTGGCCGACGGCAAGGTTGAAGAGTTCGACGGCGACCTGGACGACTATGCGCGCTGGCTGACCGACTACCGCCTGCGCAATGCGCCGGTCAGCAACACGCCGGTCAACCCGGACAAGACCGACAAGAAGGCCCAGCGCCAGGCCGCCGCCGCACTGCGTCAGCAGTTGGCGCCGCACAAGCGCGAAGCCGACAAGCTGGAGGCCGAGCTGGGCAAGGTGCATGAGCGCCTGGCCAAGATCGAAACCAGCCTGGGCGACAGCGCCGTGTATGAGGCGGCGCGCAAGGATGAACTGCGCGACTTGCTGGCCGAGCAGGCCAAGCTCAAGGTGCGTGAAGGGCAACTGGAGGAAGCCTGGATGGAGGCCCTCGAGCTGCTTGAAACCCTGCAAGCGGAGCTGGAGGCGCTGTCC
- a CDS encoding TIGR02444 family protein gives MCADLWSFALSTYARPGVEAACLRLQEQGADVCLLLCGAWLEQRGVARLPERVVALQQLARPWRMDVVEPLREIRRQWRVIAQQDVQLAALREQLKTMELQAERTLLTRLEALAQTWPTNEVTGQYEWLEGLTSETVDLDHDALQQLRVVVTRT, from the coding sequence ATGTGCGCTGACCTGTGGAGCTTTGCCCTCTCGACTTATGCCCGCCCCGGTGTGGAGGCGGCTTGCCTGCGGTTGCAGGAGCAAGGAGCGGATGTGTGCCTGTTACTGTGTGGCGCGTGGCTGGAGCAACGTGGTGTGGCGCGGTTACCTGAACGCGTTGTGGCGCTGCAACAGCTTGCGCGGCCGTGGCGCATGGACGTGGTTGAACCCTTGCGCGAGATACGCAGGCAATGGCGGGTGATCGCACAGCAGGATGTGCAACTGGCGGCGTTACGCGAACAGCTCAAAACAATGGAGCTGCAAGCCGAGCGAACCTTGCTGACACGCCTGGAAGCGCTGGCTCAGACCTGGCCGACCAACGAGGTAACGGGACAATACGAATGGCTTGAAGGCCTGACGAGCGAAACCGTCGACCTTGACCACGACGCGCTGCAGCAGCTGCGCGTCGTGGTCACCCGCACTTAG
- a CDS encoding AlgP family protein: MSAKQKPVNTPLHLLQQLSGSLLEHLESACSQALADAEKLLAKLEKQRGKAQEKLHKSRTKLQDAATAGKAKAQAKAKDAVKELEDLLDALKDRQAETRSYISQLKKDAQESLKLAQGVGRVKEAVAKALGARTPAKVVAAKKPASKAVAAKAPAKAAAKPAAKTAAAKPAAKPAAKTAAAKPAAKPAAKTAAAKPAAKPAAKTAAAKPAAKPAAKSAAKTAAAKPAAKPAAKTAAAKPAAKPAAKTAAAKPAAKPAAKTAAAKPAAKPAAKTAAAKPAAKPAAKTAAAKPAAKPAAKTAAAKPAAKPAAKPAAAKPAAKPAAKPAAAKPAAKPAAAKPAPAKPATPAAPVATATASSAPTAPASSTSAPVAPSVTPTSAS; this comes from the coding sequence ATGTCGGCCAAACAGAAGCCTGTAAATACCCCGTTGCACTTACTCCAACAATTGTCGGGCAGCTTGCTCGAACATCTGGAAAGCGCTTGTTCCCAGGCCTTGGCCGATGCAGAAAAACTGCTCGCCAAACTCGAAAAACAACGCGGCAAAGCGCAAGAAAAGCTGCATAAATCCCGTACCAAATTGCAAGATGCCGCCACTGCCGGCAAGGCCAAGGCACAAGCCAAAGCCAAAGACGCTGTCAAAGAACTTGAGGACCTGCTGGACGCTCTCAAGGACCGCCAGGCTGAAACCCGCAGCTACATCTCCCAGCTCAAAAAAGACGCTCAGGAAAGCCTGAAACTGGCCCAGGGTGTTGGTCGTGTGAAGGAAGCCGTAGCCAAGGCGCTGGGTGCTCGTACTCCGGCAAAAGTCGTCGCAGCCAAGAAGCCAGCGAGCAAAGCTGTTGCAGCGAAGGCGCCGGCTAAAGCCGCCGCCAAGCCAGCTGCTAAAACGGCCGCTGCAAAACCAGCCGCCAAGCCAGCTGCAAAAACGGCTGCTGCGAAACCAGCCGCCAAGCCAGCAGCTAAAACGGCTGCTGCAAAACCAGCCGCCAAGCCAGCTGCAAAAACCGCTGCCGCAAAACCAGCCGCAAAACCAGCCGCCAAGTCAGCTGCAAAAACCGCTGCTGCAAAACCAGCCGCCAAGCCAGCTGCAAAAACCGCTGCTGCAAAACCAGCCGCCAAGCCAGCAGCTAAAACCGCTGCTGCAAAACCGGCCGCCAAGCCAGCTGCAAAAACCGCTGCTGCAAAACCAGCCGCCAAGCCAGCTGCAAAAACTGCTGCTGCAAAACCGGCCGCCAAGCCAGCTGCAAAAACCGCTGCCGCAAAACCAGCCGCCAAGCCAGCAGCTAAAACTGCTGCTGCAAAACCGGCCGCCAAGCCAGCTGCCAAACCTGCTGCCGCGAAACCGGCCGCCAAGCCAGCTGCCAAACCTGCTGCTGCAAAACCAGCCGCCAAGCCAGCCGCCGCAAAACCAGCACCTGCAAAGCCAGCCACTCCCGCAGCACCTGTCGCTACCGCGACTGCATCCTCCGCTCCAACCGCACCGGCCAGCAGCACTTCTGCACCGGTAGCGCCAAGCGTCACCCCAACCAGCGCTTCCTAA
- a CDS encoding FKBP-type peptidyl-prolyl cis-trans isomerase, with translation MSRYLFLVLGLAIFGAEASEPSPPKTAGQDQHDLAYSLGASLGERLRQEVPDLQIQALIDGLKQAYQGKPLALDNTRIEQILAQHEAQNATDTQAPQSEKALAAEQQFLSREKAAKGVRELADGILLTELTPGTGNKPLANDEVQVKYVGQLPDGTVFDKSTQPQWFRLDSVISGWASALQQMPVGAKWRLVIPSAQAYGADGAGELIPPYTPLVFEIELLGTRH, from the coding sequence ATGTCGCGTTACCTTTTCCTAGTGCTCGGACTGGCGATTTTCGGCGCCGAGGCGAGCGAACCCTCTCCGCCAAAAACAGCTGGCCAGGATCAGCATGACCTCGCCTACAGCCTGGGCGCCAGCCTCGGTGAGCGCCTGCGTCAGGAAGTCCCGGACCTGCAGATCCAGGCCCTGATCGACGGACTCAAACAAGCCTACCAAGGCAAACCATTGGCGCTCGATAACACACGCATCGAACAGATTCTTGCACAGCACGAAGCACAGAACGCCACCGACACCCAGGCACCGCAGAGTGAAAAAGCGCTCGCCGCCGAACAGCAATTTTTATCCAGGGAAAAAGCGGCAAAGGGAGTACGCGAATTGGCGGACGGTATCCTGCTCACCGAGTTGACGCCGGGCACTGGCAACAAGCCGCTGGCAAATGATGAGGTGCAGGTCAAATACGTAGGGCAATTGCCCGACGGAACCGTTTTCGATAAAAGCACGCAGCCGCAATGGTTTCGCCTGGACAGTGTGATAAGCGGCTGGGCCAGTGCATTGCAACAGATGCCCGTCGGTGCGAAATGGCGCCTGGTGATCCCTTCGGCGCAGGCTTACGGCGCGGACGGCGCAGGCGAATTGATTCCACCCTACACGCCCTTGGTCTTCGAAATCGAATTGCTTGGGACTCGCCACTGA
- the rsd gene encoding sigma D regulator codes for MLESCQNAQERWGGVHKLIDSWLKARHELVRAFDALGAKPEALAEKREPLQDFCGVLVDYVSAGHFGVYEQLTKEAEAFDDKRGLKLAETLYPRIDVITEKLLAFTDLCDAGKCVAEKFKELGALLHERFELEDCLIEVLHNAHKEEPATQV; via the coding sequence ATGCTGGAAAGTTGTCAGAATGCTCAGGAACGCTGGGGTGGGGTGCACAAGCTGATCGACAGCTGGTTGAAAGCACGTCACGAACTGGTTCGGGCCTTTGATGCTCTCGGTGCCAAGCCCGAGGCACTGGCTGAGAAGCGCGAGCCGCTGCAAGACTTCTGCGGGGTGCTGGTGGACTACGTGTCCGCAGGTCATTTCGGTGTCTATGAGCAACTGACCAAAGAGGCAGAGGCTTTCGATGACAAGCGAGGCCTGAAGTTGGCGGAGACCCTTTACCCGCGCATCGATGTCATCACCGAAAAGCTGCTGGCGTTCACTGACCTGTGTGATGCGGGGAAGTGTGTTGCTGAAAAATTCAAGGAGCTGGGCGCACTGTTGCATGAGCGCTTTGAACTGGAAGATTGCCTGATTGAGGTGCTGCACAACGCTCATAAAGAAGAGCCTGCAACTCAGGTATGA
- a CDS encoding disulfide bond formation protein B — MSLAPLRSLFFLAFMAGALTLGVSFYLEYGALLQPCFLCQVQRLVLAAFVLINLIAALHNPARSGACLYGLASMGCALFGAVTAGRQVLLQNAPSDQIPNCWPSLEYMIENLSFWQAVRSAFKGTVDCVEINWTLFDLSLPEWSLLFFVAVLILGGMPLCRLLLGRRYLSRSEENTLHVVGRD; from the coding sequence ATGTCTTTGGCCCCCTTACGCTCCTTGTTTTTCCTGGCGTTCATGGCCGGTGCGCTGACGTTGGGCGTGTCTTTCTACCTGGAATATGGCGCACTGTTACAGCCATGTTTTCTGTGCCAGGTACAACGGCTGGTTCTCGCCGCCTTTGTACTGATCAACCTGATCGCCGCCCTACACAACCCTGCCCGCTCCGGCGCGTGCCTGTACGGGCTGGCGAGCATGGGGTGTGCGCTGTTTGGCGCGGTCACCGCCGGGCGCCAAGTGCTGCTGCAGAACGCTCCTTCAGACCAGATACCGAACTGCTGGCCCAGCCTTGAATACATGATTGAAAACCTGTCGTTCTGGCAGGCTGTGCGGTCGGCTTTCAAGGGGACTGTGGATTGCGTCGAAATCAATTGGACGTTGTTTGACCTCAGCCTTCCGGAGTGGAGCCTGCTTTTTTTCGTGGCGGTTCTGATTCTGGGGGGCATGCCGCTTTGTCGGTTGTTACTGGGCCGACGTTACCTATCGCGAAGCGAGGAAAATACGCTTCATGTTGTCGGACGGGATTAA
- a CDS encoding heme biosynthesis protein HemY, protein MKRFYVILVLAIAIALALAVGISKHTGYVLITYPHLLHYESSLWATLVAVFAIGLGIYLIRVLLSLVTASGGVVNPWSRRNRSRRVQIAIEQGQMDLAEGRWASAERHLHRAAEAERQPLLYYLGAARAANELGRYEESDALLERALARQPQAELAVALSHAQLQMDRGDTEGALVTLQAMHERHPHNAQVLRQLQRLHQQRGDWSSVIRLMPELRKDKVLPASELAELERRAWGENLGLAAQREEQGEAGLRSLERAWEQLTSAQRQEPQLVLAYADQLRRLGADAKAEEALRGAIKRSYDSHLIRLYGLLRGSDPARQLKFAEGWLKDHPGDASLLLTLGRLCLQNSLWGKARDYLEGSLRVQRNPEACAELARLLAQLGDTERSNQLFQEGLGLLDNRLLAAPLPAPAQA, encoded by the coding sequence ATGAAGCGTTTCTATGTGATCCTGGTACTGGCAATCGCGATTGCCCTGGCACTGGCCGTGGGCATTTCGAAACACACTGGCTACGTGCTGATTACCTATCCCCATCTGCTGCATTACGAGTCGAGCTTGTGGGCCACATTGGTGGCCGTGTTTGCCATCGGCCTTGGGATCTACCTGATCCGCGTCCTGCTGAGTCTGGTCACTGCCTCTGGCGGCGTGGTCAACCCCTGGTCGCGGCGCAATCGCAGCCGACGGGTGCAGATCGCAATCGAGCAAGGCCAGATGGACCTCGCCGAAGGCCGCTGGGCCAGTGCCGAGCGCCACCTGCACCGTGCCGCTGAAGCAGAGCGCCAACCACTGCTGTACTACCTTGGCGCGGCACGCGCGGCCAATGAGCTGGGCCGTTACGAAGAGTCGGATGCTTTGCTGGAGCGTGCTCTGGCGCGCCAGCCCCAGGCGGAACTGGCCGTTGCCTTGAGCCACGCGCAGTTGCAGATGGACCGTGGCGATACGGAAGGCGCACTGGTCACCCTGCAGGCGATGCATGAGCGCCATCCTCACAATGCCCAGGTGCTGCGACAGCTGCAGCGACTGCACCAGCAACGTGGCGACTGGTCATCGGTGATTCGCCTGATGCCTGAGCTGCGCAAGGACAAGGTGCTGCCGGCCAGTGAGCTGGCTGAGCTGGAGCGCCGGGCGTGGGGAGAAAACCTTGGCCTGGCCGCACAACGTGAAGAGCAGGGCGAGGCCGGCTTGCGGTCCCTTGAGCGTGCCTGGGAGCAACTGACTTCCGCCCAGCGCCAGGAGCCACAGCTGGTGTTGGCTTATGCTGACCAACTGCGTCGACTGGGCGCTGATGCCAAGGCCGAGGAAGCACTGCGCGGCGCGATCAAGCGCAGCTATGACAGCCATCTTATTCGGCTCTACGGCCTGCTGCGCGGCAGCGACCCGGCCCGTCAGTTGAAGTTTGCCGAGGGGTGGCTCAAGGATCATCCAGGCGACGCCAGCCTGTTGCTGACCTTGGGTCGTCTGTGCCTGCAGAACAGCCTGTGGGGCAAGGCACGGGATTATCTGGAAGGCAGCCTGCGGGTGCAGCGCAATCCCGAGGCCTGTGCTGAATTGGCCCGTTTGCTGGCTCAGTTGGGTGATACCGAGCGCAGCAACCAGCTGTTCCAGGAAGGCTTGGGGTTACTCGACAATCGTCTGCTGGCCGCACCGTTGCCAGCCCCCGCGCAAGCTTGA
- a CDS encoding uroporphyrinogen-III C-methyltransferase, whose protein sequence is MSETALPKDEAQPALDAPVGTPVAAPRRGNGLAVVALLLGAAGVAAGGWGIWQVRALQASSQQQLGQVQTLDDQSQGLKQAQQQLAARLAQLPGADELEERRRLVAQLQGDQQRLSQRLETVLGASRKDWRLAEAEHLIRLASLRLSALQDINSAQSLVQGADEILREQSDPGAFAAREQLAKSLAALRSTEQPDRTGLYLQLAALRDQVVQLAAIAPEYQLTEPASQGRPTSDTGNQLSQWWEQISRYFRIDFNPDDNIRPLLAGQGLNQVRLALSLALEQAQWAALNGESAVYSRSLGEARSVLQDNFNQDNPQSKAMLARIAELEPKAVSVVTPDLAASLAAVQAYLERRHLSADEAKASAAKPATQE, encoded by the coding sequence GTGAGCGAAACAGCCTTGCCTAAAGATGAAGCTCAGCCCGCGCTTGATGCGCCGGTCGGAACGCCGGTCGCCGCGCCACGCCGTGGCAATGGCCTTGCCGTCGTCGCTTTGCTGCTGGGTGCTGCGGGCGTTGCCGCCGGCGGCTGGGGGATCTGGCAGGTCCGGGCCCTGCAAGCCAGCAGCCAGCAGCAACTGGGCCAGGTACAGACCCTGGATGACCAATCCCAGGGCCTCAAGCAGGCCCAGCAGCAGTTGGCTGCCCGCCTTGCGCAGTTGCCAGGCGCCGATGAGCTGGAAGAGCGCCGACGCCTGGTCGCCCAGTTGCAGGGCGATCAGCAACGCCTGAGTCAGCGTCTGGAAACCGTGCTGGGCGCCAGCCGCAAGGACTGGCGCCTGGCTGAAGCCGAGCATCTGATTCGTCTGGCCAGTCTGCGTTTATCCGCCTTGCAGGACATCAACAGCGCCCAGTCGCTCGTCCAGGGTGCCGACGAGATTCTTCGTGAGCAGAGCGACCCAGGCGCATTCGCGGCGCGCGAGCAACTGGCCAAGAGCCTCGCGGCGTTGCGCAGCACCGAACAGCCGGACCGCACCGGGTTGTACCTGCAGTTGGCAGCGTTGCGCGACCAGGTGGTGCAACTGGCGGCCATTGCCCCGGAATATCAACTCACGGAGCCGGCTTCCCAGGGACGCCCTACCAGCGACACGGGTAACCAGTTGAGCCAATGGTGGGAGCAGATATCGCGTTATTTCCGTATCGACTTCAACCCCGATGACAACATTCGTCCGCTGCTGGCGGGCCAAGGGTTGAACCAGGTGCGTCTGGCCTTGAGCCTGGCGCTGGAGCAAGCACAGTGGGCAGCGCTCAATGGTGAATCGGCGGTGTATAGCCGTTCGCTGGGTGAAGCGCGCAGCGTCTTGCAAGATAACTTCAATCAGGACAACCCACAGAGCAAGGCGATGCTGGCGCGTATCGCCGAGCTTGAGCCTAAAGCCGTGTCGGTGGTAACACCCGACCTGGCCGCGAGCCTTGCGGCTGTGCAGGCGTACCTTGAGCGTCGTCATTTGTCTGCCGACGAAGCCAAGGCTTCGGCTGCCAAGCCTGCGACCCAGGAGTAG
- a CDS encoding uroporphyrinogen-III synthase — protein sequence MSHWRLLLTRPAEESTALAATLAEAGVFSSTLPLLEIEALPVTPEQQATFAALQRYCAVIVVSKPAARLALQQLIAPLPRMPWFSVGAATAQILADHGLDVHYPPAGDDSEALLELPALREAVARPGARVLIVRGEGGRGLLAQRLRELGVSVDYLELYRRLLPAHDTGALARRIELERLNGLVVSSGQGFLHLQALAGSDWPEVAQLPLFVPSPRVYEMARAAGAEKVVDCRGASAAALLVALGSNPVPTL from the coding sequence GTGAGCCATTGGCGCTTGCTGCTGACACGGCCTGCCGAGGAATCGACAGCTTTGGCGGCGACATTGGCCGAGGCTGGTGTTTTCAGCAGCACGTTGCCCTTGCTGGAGATTGAAGCGTTACCGGTCACGCCTGAACAGCAGGCGACCTTTGCGGCGCTGCAGCGCTATTGCGCGGTGATCGTGGTGAGCAAGCCTGCGGCGCGTCTTGCCTTGCAACAATTGATCGCGCCCTTGCCCCGAATGCCGTGGTTCAGTGTCGGCGCCGCCACGGCACAGATACTGGCCGATCATGGCCTGGACGTGCACTATCCGCCAGCGGGTGACGACAGCGAGGCATTGCTTGAGTTGCCGGCATTGCGCGAGGCTGTCGCACGGCCCGGCGCCAGGGTGCTGATCGTGCGCGGCGAGGGAGGGCGGGGGTTGCTTGCGCAGCGTTTGCGCGAGCTTGGTGTTAGTGTCGACTATCTGGAGTTGTATCGCCGTTTGCTGCCGGCCCATGACACGGGCGCACTGGCCCGGCGCATCGAGTTGGAACGCTTGAACGGCCTGGTGGTCAGCAGTGGGCAAGGTTTTCTACACTTGCAGGCCTTGGCCGGCTCCGATTGGCCTGAGGTGGCACAGCTGCCGTTGTTCGTGCCCAGCCCGCGCGTCTATGAAATGGCGCGAGCCGCGGGCGCAGAAAAAGTTGTGGATTGTCGCGGCGCGAGTGCCGCGGCTTTGTTAGTGGCGTTAGGGAGCAATCCCGTTCCCACTCTCTGA
- the hemC gene encoding hydroxymethylbilane synthase, producing MSSREIRIATRKSALALWQAEYVKSRLEQAHPGLRVSLVPMVSRGDKLLDSPLSKIGGKGLFVKELETALLEHEADIAVHSMKDVPMDFPEGLGLFCICEREDPRDAFVSNTYASLDELPLGSIVGTSSLRRQAQLLTRRPDLQIRFLRGNVNTRLAKLDAGEYDAIILAAAGLIRLGFEDRITSAISVEDSLPAGGQGAVGIECRTADSEIHALLKPLDHADTEVRVTAERALNKHLNGGCQVPIACYAVLEGENLWLRGLVGDPDGGTLLTAEVRGPQREATALGIQVAEELLDKGAGAILQKIYGEAGPQ from the coding sequence ATGTCTTCTCGCGAAATCCGCATCGCCACCCGTAAAAGCGCCCTGGCCTTATGGCAGGCCGAATACGTCAAATCACGCCTTGAACAGGCCCACCCTGGTCTGCGGGTGTCCCTGGTGCCCATGGTCAGTCGCGGCGACAAGCTGCTGGACTCGCCGCTGTCTAAAATTGGCGGCAAGGGTCTGTTCGTCAAGGAGCTTGAAACCGCACTGCTGGAGCATGAAGCCGACATCGCTGTGCATTCGATGAAAGACGTGCCCATGGACTTCCCTGAAGGTTTGGGCCTCTTTTGCATCTGCGAGCGCGAAGACCCGCGCGATGCCTTCGTTTCAAACACCTACGCGTCCCTGGATGAATTACCCCTGGGCAGCATCGTGGGAACCTCCAGCCTGCGTCGTCAGGCCCAACTGCTGACCCGTCGCCCCGACCTGCAGATCCGCTTTCTGCGGGGCAACGTCAACACGCGCCTGGCCAAGCTGGATGCGGGCGAATACGACGCGATCATCCTCGCGGCTGCCGGCCTGATCCGTCTGGGCTTCGAAGATCGCATCACCAGCGCAATCAGTGTCGAGGACAGCTTGCCTGCCGGAGGGCAGGGCGCAGTGGGGATTGAATGCCGTACCGCCGACAGCGAAATTCACGCACTGCTCAAGCCGCTTGATCACGCGGACACCGAAGTTCGCGTCACGGCCGAGCGCGCCCTGAACAAACACCTCAACGGTGGCTGCCAGGTACCGATCGCCTGCTATGCCGTGCTCGAAGGTGAAAACCTGTGGTTGCGTGGTCTGGTCGGGGACCCGGACGGCGGCACGCTGCTGACCGCCGAAGTGCGCGGCCCGCAACGTGAGGCCACGGCCTTGGGCATTCAGGTCGCCGAGGAACTGTTGGACAAGGGCGCCGGCGCCATTCTGCAAAAAATCTACGGCGAGGCCGGCCCGCAGTGA
- a CDS encoding LytTR family DNA-binding domain-containing protein, which translates to MNVLIVDDEPQARERLSRLVSELEGYTVLEPSATSGEEALTLIDSLKPDVVLLDIRMPGLDGLQVAARLSERESPPAVVLCAAQEEFSAQTLEDSGVSFLVKPVATESLLKALKKAERPSRVQLAALTQPAAQSGNGPRSHISARTRKGIELIPLAQVVYFIADHKYVTLRHEAGEVLLDEPLKALEDEFGDLFVRIHRNALVARERIERLQRTPLGHFQLFLKGLNGDALIVSRRHVAGVRKMMQQL; encoded by the coding sequence ATGAATGTCCTGATCGTTGATGACGAACCCCAAGCCCGCGAGCGACTGAGCCGTCTGGTCAGTGAACTCGAGGGTTATACAGTCCTTGAGCCGAGTGCCACCAGCGGTGAGGAGGCGTTGACGTTGATCGACAGCCTCAAGCCGGATGTGGTGTTGCTCGATATCCGTATGCCGGGCCTCGATGGCCTGCAAGTCGCGGCCCGCTTGAGTGAGCGCGAGTCTCCACCCGCCGTGGTGTTATGCGCGGCCCAGGAAGAGTTTTCTGCACAGACGCTGGAAGACAGCGGTGTCAGTTTCCTCGTCAAGCCGGTGGCGACCGAAAGCCTGCTCAAGGCGTTGAAGAAGGCCGAGCGACCCAGCCGCGTTCAGCTTGCCGCCTTGACCCAGCCTGCCGCCCAAAGTGGAAACGGCCCCCGCAGCCATATCAGTGCACGGACCCGCAAGGGCATCGAACTGATTCCCCTCGCTCAGGTGGTCTACTTTATCGCCGACCACAAATACGTGACCTTGCGTCACGAAGCGGGCGAAGTGCTGCTCGATGAGCCGCTCAAAGCCCTTGAAGATGAGTTCGGCGACCTTTTCGTGCGTATCCATCGCAATGCGCTGGTGGCCCGCGAGCGAATCGAGCGCTTGCAACGCACGCCTCTGGGGCACTTTCAGCTCTTTCTGAAGGGGCTCAATGGTGATGCCTTGATCGTCAGTCGGCGCCATGTCGCTGGCGTGCGCAAGATGATGCAACAGCTTTAG